TAAATGAGCCGGGAGCAGGGCCTTATTTAGTTGGATTAGTTTTCTCCTACTTTATTAAATAATAACCTGGGAAAACCCAAATAAACTGAGATAGCTTAGCTGTATAAAATGACAGACAAAAAGTATAAGAAGCAAGATTTCGCTacaatcacattttattttctaattctttcaccAAGTACCTTACTGCTAGGTAAGTTCACATTTCCAAAATACTTATAATTCCAATCTCATGTTACCATGTTCAGGGTcacaaaataaaattggaaagttCCCAAACTCTTTTAAAAACCAGCAAAACTGTTGTCCTTAAGCTGGGTAAGTACAAATACATGTGTGATCAATGTCATTCACAAAGTTAGATACTGAAGTTTATTAAGCCTTAAGCTGaaatacacatttgaaaaattcctaaagaaaacagagatcaGTCTCCATGTCATCGCAGAGAACACGAACCTAAAAATGCTACACACCGGGTTCCCCAAGTGGCCCAGGCCATCACTCCTGAGAAGGCTTCCCTTTTCAATCACAGAGGGAAGGATCAGCCTGGCTGCTGCTCTGGCTCAGGAcccctctttctcctccctcacagcctctgcagaagggaatgggaagGACCTAAAAGCCCTTCGGTTGACCCTGAGCAGATACTCTGTGAATTTCTCCTTGCTGGTCTCCGCAAAGGCCCGGGGACCCCACAGGAACTCGAAGCGAGCAGGGTCGCTGTCAGGCACCTGCCGGTACTCCAGGTACCCCTCTCGCACCCACACTTGGGTCAGCAGCTCCCTGGGCTCCCCAAAGACACAGTGCTCCTTCCAAACACACACTCCCATCTTGTTGAGTGCTCTCCAGATCTCCTCCTCAGGGCCGCGATCCCCATTCTGGAGGATCAGGCTGAGGACCACCACCAGGAGGCCGGCCTTGGGCAGGCCCTGCTCACCGCTCTGTATCACATCACAGGTGAGGCCCAGGCAGGGAACCATGATGTAGATGGGCGCAGTTTCTACCTGCCTCACATCTATACCAAAGACCAGCAGAACGCATTCAACCGCTTGGCGGAAGACCACCGGGAAGTGCTCCTGGTTACCTCCGAGGACCGTATGCAGCAATTCGGCATCAGAGGTTGGCTCCTTGGCTCGATACTTGCAGAGCAGGAACTTCACCATGTTAGCCACCATTTTATTCAGAGCTTCCTGGGGCAAGGCCTCCTCAGTGGCGCACAAAGAGATTGGGCGGGAAGAGGCTGAGGGGGTTGCTGCCTCCCCTCTCTCAGCCCCCAAGAGCTGTGCTTCCTCCGGGCCCTGGGCCTCGCCTGGGTCCTGAAGGtctttcttgggcttccttagCTCACTCATCTTGACCTCGAGCACGATACCTGGAATCAAACCACAGACAAGAGTGAGGCAGGGGACATTGTGGACCATGGGCCTCAGCTAAGAAATACACCCTGGGTGGTCGACACAGGCCATTTATAGGTCTCCTCTTGAGGGGTGCTCTCGGCCTCACAGCGGCCGTCCTTCTGGGCAGTCTGACCCCCAGCTACCCGAAGGAGGAAGGGCAGTGGCTCTCCTGGGTGCAGCCAACACAGCCAGAGGTTCTGGGGCTGACATGGTGAGGGGATTAGGGATTTGTGGGGTCCCCTCTGTTCTGGGATGGGGAGCCCCTGGTGCTCATTCATCCACCTTCCTCACCTTGACTCCTGGTACTGCCTGGACCTCCTCTTTTCTCTGACCTCTGGACACAGGCCTCAGACCTCTGCTCCTGGTTCCTGGAACCCCTGTAAGAAAAATGGAGGGGGCCCCTCGGGGGTAGATTGTGGCACACCCCTGGACTCTGAGCCACCCCCCCAGTTGTGGGGGAAATGGTCCCCTTATAGCTCCCTTGTAGTGCCCACCTTTCCCCTGCCACAGCCTGGACCCTGCCCTTTGGGGGCCTGCAGAGTAACTCATAACAAGACCCGAGTCTGAAAGGAAAGCGCTAAGGCGCCCCACATGTGGTTGCACCTGCCCAGGGCCTCCCGCGGGTCCTAGGCTGGGGAGATGCTCCGTCCCCACTTCGCGTCCAGCCTGGACTCCCAGCACTGACCACAAGGGTGGGTTTGGCTCTGTCCGGGGAGTCCACCCTCTGTGGATCCAAAGCCTCCACCCTCCGCCTGAGCACCTCACCTCCCCGGGCCCCTAAGCCAGAGGTCGACAAACTGCTCATCCTGCTCAACCCGCTCTGGGACCTCTAAGACCCCCATCAAGGGCAACGATCCCTCCCTGTGTTGGGGTCTAACTGCCTCAGTCCTTCCCCGCCTGCAGCCTGGATTCCAGGCAGGCCCTGGAATTGGCCCGTCCTCCATTTTGAGGCCCCGCCGCTCTCACCCAGTCCCCCGCCTCTCTGAGACCCGATGTCAGGAAATGCGGCATGAGGTCGTCCTGCCTGGGGACTACCAGGGTCCCCTCTGTTCTGGGGTCCCGCTCCCCTCACTCTCTCTCAGCGTCCTCACCTTGACTCCCAGTAGGACCGGAGCCTGTCCTCCCCCAGTCTGAGGCCTGGCTCCTCACACCAGGGCCCCAGTCTCTCTTGAGACCCGGATGTCAGGAAGTCAGGACAGGTGTAGTGTGCTCTTCTCA
This region of Capra hircus breed San Clemente unplaced genomic scaffold, ASM170441v1, whole genome shotgun sequence genomic DNA includes:
- the LOC108635521 gene encoding melanoma-associated antigen 8-like; amino-acid sequence: MSELRKPKKDLQDPGEAQGPEEAQLLGAERGEAATPSASSRPISLCATEEALPQEALNKMVANMVKFLLCKYRAKEPTSDAELLHTVLGGNQEHFPVVFRQAVECVLLVFGIDVRQVETAPIYIMVPCLGLTCDVIQSGEQGLPKAGLLVVVLSLILQNGDRGPEEEIWRALNKMGVCVWKEHCVFGEPRELLTQVWVREGYLEYRQVPDSDPARFEFLWGPRAFAETSKEKFTEYLLRVNRRAFRSFPFPSAEAVREEKEGS